A region of Granulibacter bethesdensis DNA encodes the following proteins:
- the groES gene encoding co-chaperone GroES, whose amino-acid sequence MASFRPLHDRVVVRRLNAEEKTSGGIIIPDTAKEKPMEGEIVAVGAGARNEQGQIQPLDVKAGDRVLFGKWSGTEVKIDGEELLIMKESDIMGIIG is encoded by the coding sequence ATGGCAAGTTTCCGTCCCCTGCACGACCGCGTCGTGGTCCGTCGCCTGAACGCTGAGGAAAAAACCTCTGGCGGCATCATCATTCCTGACACCGCCAAGGAAAAGCCGATGGAAGGCGAAATCGTCGCCGTCGGCGCCGGCGCGCGTAACGAGCAGGGTCAGATTCAGCCGCTCGATGTCAAGGCTGGTGATCGCGTGCTGTTCGGCAAGTGGTCCGGCACGGAAGTGAAGATCGACGGCGAAGAGCTGCTGATCATGAAGGAAAGCGACATCATGGGCATCATCGGATAA
- a CDS encoding usg protein — translation MNLGRQLQDYRLTTAEILYHLPDHPALLQSYIWQELDIAPRFPELHKFLDFWSRELEGRLHSVRVTAAGLITPGEIRHPALVATLH, via the coding sequence ATGAATCTTGGCCGTCAGTTGCAGGACTATCGTCTGACCACCGCTGAAATTCTTTATCACCTGCCCGACCATCCCGCCCTGTTGCAGAGCTATATCTGGCAGGAGCTGGACATCGCCCCCCGCTTTCCGGAACTCCATAAATTTCTGGATTTCTGGAGTCGCGAGCTTGAGGGCAGGCTCCATTCAGTGCGCGTGACCGCTGCCGGTCTGATCACGCCCGGCGAGATTCGTCATCCGGCGCTGGTGGCCACTCTGCACTGA
- a CDS encoding TVP38/TMEM64 family protein has translation MVTTEPPEAAPSVSLRVVPPLWKSVGKPLLLIAGLVAAGLIMRGLSVERLRSTGGWTSYLLLAALSCAVGMPRQVVAFAGGYSFGAAEGFGLALSATVLGCGADFLWARLLARAWMRRFLARRDQGGRLVRLSRLLAVHPFSATLTLRLLPVGSNLLLNILAGVLDIRPIPFVAASIVGFIPQTLVFVLLGGGTRIGHGVQLAVAILLFCMSMMLGFWLYRRTRLGREAIQPDETVSAEWPPAPDDESRRA, from the coding sequence ATGGTCACAACCGAGCCTCCCGAGGCTGCTCCGTCCGTATCGCTGCGTGTCGTACCCCCTTTGTGGAAAAGTGTCGGCAAGCCGCTCCTGCTGATCGCCGGTCTGGTTGCGGCCGGGCTGATCATGCGCGGCCTGTCGGTTGAAAGACTGCGCAGCACGGGCGGCTGGACGTCCTATCTGCTGCTGGCCGCCCTGTCCTGTGCGGTCGGAATGCCGCGTCAGGTGGTGGCATTTGCGGGCGGATACAGTTTCGGGGCGGCAGAAGGATTTGGTCTGGCCTTGTCCGCCACCGTGCTGGGCTGCGGTGCCGATTTTCTCTGGGCACGGCTGCTGGCGCGCGCCTGGATGCGGCGTTTTCTGGCAAGACGCGATCAGGGTGGGCGTCTGGTCAGGCTCAGCCGGCTCCTGGCCGTGCATCCATTCAGCGCCACCCTGACCCTGCGTCTGCTGCCGGTCGGCAGTAATCTGCTGCTCAATATTCTGGCCGGCGTGCTGGATATCCGGCCGATCCCTTTTGTGGCGGCCAGTATCGTCGGATTTATCCCTCAAACCCTGGTGTTCGTGCTGCTGGGCGGGGGTACCCGAATCGGTCATGGCGTTCAGCTGGCCGTGGCCATCCTGCTGTTCTGTATGTCCATGATGCTTGGGTTCTGGCTGTATCGCCGCACCCGGCTGGGACGGGAGGCGATACAGCCGGATGAGACCGTCAGTGCAGAGTGGCCACCAGCGCCGGATGACGAATCTCGCCGGGCGTGA